TGGGTTATTGAcatttgaaagagagagagagaggaaagagatgTCAAATAGTGATGAGAAAGAGAAATTAAGGgcaaatattttttgagataCCAATGCTCCTTTAAGGAGGGTACATGTATCTGCctctatttatatatgtttatatataagtttcaaagaaagagaaattaaaattgatatataattatcaagtatgtatataaaaatatatgtaagatatgCCTTTCTAgtaatttctatatatcattGGAGATATATAAATTTCGatgtaaaaaagaataataaacaaaattggaCACATAAATTTCAGCTTCAATATAAAGTTTAATATTCCTGATAATAAATGTAAAAAGTTTgcttacaaaacaaagaaaaatatgaaaaggtGGTTGATGATTATTCTATTCAATACTAGTAAGGACTTGTTTATCTAGTGGTATTTTAGCTAGGGTGTATAGATTTcacattttgatatttatgtatGCACATATCTATATGACTATATTTACATGTGAGATGTGTTTTGTCGGGATAAGGCACATGTTATCGCATTATCCTTCATTTTCTATAGCTTACTACTAAACTTGTCAAGCACGTGCTCTCCATTCACCACCCAACAAATCATCCAGTTATCTCATTCTTAATTATGTTAGTTTTGACATATTGACATTTGTATTACTAATTAACTGACACTACATAGTATTGATTTCTTACAATAACATTTATCTTATTTTCGTTACTTGAATTTGTGACCCTACCAGTTTCATCAGGTACGGTAGAATTATCATCAgttaattagtataattttaacTGTTTAACACAAAACCATATTTTCATTGTAtaattttaacaagaaaaaatcttGTATAATTCCAGAAATAGTAAGGTAGCCTATTCTATCTCTGATGATAATGCAGATATTcttagattatatttttaaaaagtgagaagaaaaaaaatatataggcAGATACATGGACCAAAGCCTAGAAAAGATCTTTTGTCTCTTAACCAAGAAGATTTCTATGTACAGCCTTTccttatttagtttttttcatcACGTGCATGACACATCTCATTAATGTTTACGTATTGTTCATAAAATTTCGAAAATTGTTTGGCTCTAACTATTTTATGTGAAATGATTtagatataaaagaaaaaaaaaaaaagaacacatatGATATAGCTTTGTGTGTGTTTCCAAAGAAAGAGTCGTGGGAGGGATAGAGATAAGATCTGTCTTCAATTGTCTGTCCTCTTTCTACAGTCGTGTTTCAATCCTCTCCTCACAATCTCCCCTCACTaacaaacatataataaaacaagaatataaaattCGCAAATGTATTAcgtaaacccaaaacaaacttttctaatttgttactcgctttttgttttttatgtctTCCCGACTACTTTGtcctctttgtttcctttttctgacATATTTATCACAATCTGTCATTATGCTCTTGAGAGATTAATTTTTCCAAAATCTCATAAAGTTAGATTATATATGTTAGGTGAGTATTCAGCGGGATCTTATAGTAATCATCATGTTTATGCAAtgtagtttaaaattatatcgGTTTCAAAAGTGTTTTaacatgaatttaaataaattcaCTTTAGCATTTACTGTGtacatataaaactaaaactaatccTTATAGTAATGTAAAGTCTATTGAAGAGAAGTCAAAACTCTCTTTGCTAATGGTTCTCACAGAGAAGTAGACAAACAGGCGGATCGTTACAGAAGTTTTAAACCTGTGTGACATGAATTCAAATTTCATCTTATTCTGTGTAGCTTAACTTATGTTGGTGATAATGAAATGCAGTACATAACTTAAAAGGTGTAACGATTATGTATAGAAAAAACGTCATACTATGTTTATAATATATCGACAACTTGCTTTGTATTTGGTGACGTTATATCGACAACTTGTTTAGACCTGAAGCCTGTTAATTCGAAAAAGTTTTCGTTCACCAAAAAAGTTGTTATGTGATATTTctgtatatgtaatattttaataaaaaccaGGTCAAGTGATAATACTTCATCCTCGATCGCTGCGAAACTTCCTCAATTTCCAAGTAGATTCATTCTATCATCAGGTAAAACCCCTGTTTCTTCAATTCCACTACTGACATCAATGTTTCACCACAATTACACTTCACCTACTTATGTGAAATTACTTTGTAAGAGTTAATCAGAGAGTTCTTCCAAAAATGAATGAAGATAGTACGAAAAGGAAAAGTTCccttgaaaattttattaaatgcatgttaaaaatgaataaatttatcttgtcataaaaaaaatgttgcaaTATGAGTACGtataagaaaggaaaagaaaacaataatgagaAGAGCAGCAGAGAAGGAACATGGATCCTTAGCGACGAATCAAGATAGggaatcataaataaaaatatagtatactCCATATAGATAAAGAGAGACAAACAAATTCCaagaaattgtaaaattttaggAGAGATCTTTGGATTCATAAAacgaataaataaaaagatacattATGAGATTATATTGTAAGGAAAGTGAGTGAGACTAAATAAGCTTGACCATGCACGAAGGTCATATATGTGCACTACGCTTATGGCTATTTTGCTTTGATGTACTTATTTTGATTCCCTTTTCGCAATTATTGTGTTCTCGTTTGTGATCCCAATACAACTAAATATCTATGACTAtgctctttatatataaaaaggtatatatatgattcatataCATGCGACGTATACAACTAAAATGTTCACGTTAAGCTGTGACGTAAACCAATATTTCTcaagtacatatataaatttatcaatTTGAATAGCGATTCCAAACTTCGGTTCCAAACTTCGGGTTAGATTAATGAATGGTTCGGATGAGCAATTGGAAATGATTTTCTGGACCGGGTATGAAGTCGAAGTCTCTTGGACCGATTATATATTTCAGTAAATGCAACTGTTCTGAACTACTATTCGATCTCCTGTTTGATTCAAATTTTCAACCTGAACAACTACGACGACAGTCCATAAATAACTATTGTAAGtaagttataatttatatttcatcccaaaagaatctcaaattaatagaagaaaataGTTTCATAtcaatcaactatatatatggtGTGACTGTGATGTTCTATAGTTGTTTGTGTctaaaataaatcttatattattgaaatatttgttatgtaaatatatagttCTATAGGTTTCAGAAGAACAAACACATTAGCTACGGGACAAGTTATTGATTAGTTATTACCAATGGGCATTAacatttgttggtttttttaatataaaaatattgtagtGGTTTTGGAAGAGATCAAACAAATATTCTAATTAGTTTAACTTGTTTTTCTAACTCAGTAAAACTTTGCCATCATTTAGAGCAGTAATCTTTTGCAACGGAAACAACAGTTAATGTTTTTTCAATCACACAAATCGAGAATTAgggaattattttttaataaaaacccGAATATGATACCCTTATTTTCCTTACTCATGTGTCAAAAGTCTATAAATGTTGGACCTAATATTTTTAGCTAGTTAGGCAAGCTGTTGATTTCAAGTATTAACAGCAAATATTGATTTCATGGCTTGTTTGCCTGAGTTTTACATGAATGAAAGACACTTTGTTGGAAAAATGTATTTTCTGTATTATTTGGAGTCGAGGAAAATATTATCCTTTGTTTATCACAAATATAGTGTAGGTAGCTTAGCTTGATGAAATatcgaagaaaaataaaactaacggATTATCATTAGTCACTAAAAAACATACTTTTTGGCAGGGACGAACATATTTCCAAGTTCCTAAACCAATGTTTTGTCACGTCGTTTCAAATATGGTAGCAGCCAAAGACGTAGCTCCTCCGACTAAATTAATAGTGATGATCAACTTATGCAGCATTTCAGTTcgtaattatatatttgttaacgattgaaaatatagtttttagaaaaaaacatcaaaatttcAATCATATAGtgacagagaaaaaaaaacattatcagaAGTATCTAGACTAGTATACCCACGTGCCACTACGTACACACCTATGTCTAAGTATGTGTGCATTGTGCATGTACATTTGTGTACATATACACGTACGATATTTGTAGGCTTTGATTACGAAATTaatgtaataatttaaaaaaattagacaaagaaTCCAAGTTTGATTTAGTAGGTATCTGACACACCTGGattaatacttaaaaaaaaaatattagtttgaAAAAGATATGAGATCATCTGTGCAAGTTCATTTCACTTAGAAGTAATTGAGTACAAGATTGCTTTTCAGTACAGAGAATTATGGTAAGAATAATACATGAATACTGACACAAATGAGATGTCTTAAACAAAGGATGTAATTAAGTTTGTAATTTGACTTGATAGTTTAAAAGTAATCCAAGTATCCATATGGACAGATGAAtgctattattatattttctctttaattatacGGAATATATTATAGAATGTATACTGTATACCATGGATGAGATTATAGATGTACTCATCATAAGCTTATCATTAGCGTAAGACTTTGGAGACCTAACCGCGGTACCATAATATTCCAACTGTTATACATGGACGTGGACCCGAACTTGGGCCTTTTTGAATATAGTCTATGCGCAAAAATCTTGTGGAAGTATCCAGGCATTGGCCGAGGACTAAACCTACAGAAGATAAATTTAATAGGAGCCCAATTCTGACAGGTTTAGCGTTTCGGAAACCAGAAAAACCTGATCCAAAATTGTGGCATGGAAAAGCCAACCAAAGAAAAGTTTGATCGACACCTCACCGTTTAACCCGGTTGAGAACTAATCAAGGATTGTTCATTTCCTCCATATTCTATGATATATCAGTTACGTGATTATATTCTATTTTGAACGTTAGGGAAACTTAGGGGATACATGCATCCTCTaagttatgaaatatataattaaatgcaCAGTCACTTTTATCTCTGAAGTTATTAAACATGCATTGCTCCGAGATCAAAACTGCTTATCCTGCATCCTAGCCGAGGTTATCCTTGCTTCCCAAAAGTAAATCCACAAACCAGGGAGATATATAACTCACAAAATTTAGCTTTCACCATCTGGAAACAACTACGCAaaaagtttggttcttttttaatgatattttttcagtttcttatcATGAACTGTAGATGTAGTACATTCGCTTAAGATCAGTGCTTGACTATATAAGATATACAATTTAAAATGTAACTGTATATATCCAGTGGATATTAGTCTGTCAAAAAGGGAAAATTAGGTTGAGAGTAGGAACCGGATACACATACAATAATGTCGTTCgcttattttaatatatgacgCAAATGAAACCGACAATATTGTTAGTTTATTAAGTGTGTATTAGTCTATTAACTGAaagataataaatttagaaCTAGCAGAAAACTAATATAGGTCTCACAAAAAATAAGGGTTAAAAAAACACTGCGTCAGATCAAAATCATATGCCATATGGACTATTGGGTTGGCCCTAAAAGAGGCCACAAGATGTGTGCATCAGTGCATGTGCTTTAGACAATTAGACTGCTGCACCTGACCAGTAGGTTGGCTCGGTCAAGTCTATAGATCCAACGCTGCTTCCCAAACAAGTCCTTATGGCCATAAACTTCGTCTATTAATCGTTTGTCTGTTTTTACTCcgatttccattttttttaaacactaagaaaatttgaaatagtGATGATTGAAATAAAGATATTAAGCCCTGACATTAACTTATACCagtattttagttatatatatatatatatgtattactatttatatttcaataatttaaaatatatgtaagaaaatGCCAAGACGACGTTATTTATCAATTATTTCAGTCATGCTGATGTAAATCATTGTTGGTCTTTCCTTTTCTCATCGagccttttctttttgggtatTACTTActagtcaatttttttatttaacacaAAGAAATTGTACAAACCTAATCGACGGTGATATCTCTTGACTCAAATTTAAGCCAACCCTTAATCTAGTGTTGTTTTAAGGTTGTCCCATTCCCTGTTGTTtgtgaaattatattaaattgtaaatAATATCTCATTGTCAtgttcaaggaaaaaaaaaagccaagtACTAATTAAGCAGATGGCGACTCGATGCATGAAATTGCTTAACCAAAAGATCATGCAAATTTACACGGTCGTTTAAGCGTTTATAAGACATATTAAATATGATTCATAATGGAATGAAATttatagatttaaaattttaagttaaaaCTCAAATTAACCTATCCTAAAAAGTTCAAATAAAAGGTCCGAATGGTGACTGCGGTTTTGGTTATGCGGGGAAAGCGGTTTTAGAGTACGGTACGGTTTAACTGCGCTACGTGCggtttgcgggacaagtgcggtttatacaaaataaacggtacagaatgatatttgattggtgaaaaaactatttgcAGTTCAGTATTAATTGTGTCAAcggtaaaaaaaggaaaagcggtacggattacatatattattgataaatttattaataattagtatgtttgtatattattgtatgttatgaattaataataaaaataattgtatttataaatctTAAATACTATAGTTGATCAaaaagtactttttttttgtctgacatattgataaaatgttcaactataaaaagatacatttttttttgaaaaaattatcgattattttgattttcccataacatatttgcaataatatatCTTATTTGCGTCATAGCTTCTCCATCTGCTATCTCTGTTGCATCCATGTCACCTATACATGctcaaaattttggttgttgttcGTCTCAGTCAGTACATCTACGAAATCTGCATCCGAGAAATTTGAAATCCTGATGAAATTATGTAGTCCCACTGTAGCCATTACCACTCTTTTctgaatttgaaaattatatcttgaaaaatcaGAAAGTATCCTCCACTTCTTTTTCCAAGCTCCAAACGTTCTTTCAATAACAGAACGTAAAGATGCATGACATTGGTTGAACAATTCATGTTTATTCCTTGGAGGAGGACCAGAATGAAACTGGGACATATGATATCTCACAACTCGATTTCGTGATGATCTATAAGGAGCAAGAAATCCTTGTCTGTTTGGATAACCAGAATCAACGAGATAATACTTATCTGATGGAGGCAAAGGAAACTCGGTATCACTTTGTTGTGCCATTTGCAGAACAGGTGTATCGTGGCATGATCCTGGTGCTCCATTCCAGATATATGTGAATAACatattcaaatcacatattgCCATGATGTTCAATGATACATTATCGTGTCGATTCCAATACATTCCTTGTAACTCATGCTTTACTTTGACGCACACATGAGTCCCATCCATACCTCCAATGAATCCACTAAAATATGGCCAATATCTTCGGTCTACTTGAAGTCTTTCAGGAATGCGATACAACTCTTGTCTTGTTGGAGTTCTAATATAATCACATGCTAATAACTCAGTTGCCTTAAGAACTTCCCTAAATTTTCTTTGCACAGTCTCTTGATTTCGGCCAAATATTAAACCAACATCCCTTTGAACTTCATTGTGCCCACATATCCGTAGAAACATAGCCACACTCTCTTCAATTCCTACATTTAATGTTGGTTGTAGACCATAGTTTGTTTGCAACATATTACACAATGTCGTGAAACATGGAAGTAACATTCGTAATAGTTGAAGACAAGCAGCATCATCTTGTTGTAGTCGACGCCAAATATTCCTCCATCCCATACCTCCATCAGTTTGTGCTGGTGCCCTTTGAAAATATCGTTCATAATAAGTCAAAGCTGGTTGAATTACTAATTCTTCAAATTGTTCATTTTCCAAATTCCACAATTCAATTCTCTCTTAATAATTGAGATTGTTGAGGCCTTGTGATCGCAGTTGACATATACGAAATGCTTGAAATTCATTACAAACGACATgtcattatacatatattattttaaaagaacaaattacattaaatttaaaataaatttttaacttaaatgagccaaaaaaacaaattgagaaaacgaaattacaacaaattaatCTTCATCTCCGACATCGTTTCCAACAATTGTAGCTTATCCTCGTCGGTGCTTGAGGCTATGTCAATGAAATACTTACGCCAAAATACTAGCTCCTTAAGTGCATTAATGCAGGCCCAATAAAATCTAGTATGTTTGGGAAGGTCAAGATCATTAAATATCGCTTCTGCCTTTTTAAATTCATCATAATCATCTTGGTCAAAACCACCAGGGCGTAGTTGTTGAAAGCTTTGTCGTTGGAATTCTCTATAGCCAGCAATGNNNNNNNNNNNNNNNNNNNNNNNNNNNNNNNNNNNNNNNNNNNNNNNNNNNNNNNNNNNNNNNNNNNNNNNNNNNNNNNNNNNNNNNNNNNNNNNNNNNNNNNNNNNNNNNNNNNNNNNNNNNNNNNNNNNNNNNNNNNNNNNNNNNNNNNNNNNNNNNNNNNNNNNNNNNNNNNNNNNNNNNNNNNNNNNNNNNNNNNNNNNNNNNNNNNNNNNNNNNNNNNNNNNNNNNNNNNNNNNNNNNNNNNNNNNNNNNNNNNNNNNNNNNNNNNNNNNNNNNNNNNNNNNNNNNNNNNNNNNNNNNNNNNNNNNNNNNNNNNNNNNNNNNNNNNNNNNNNNNNNNNNNNNNNNNNNNNNNNNNNNNNNNNNNNNNNNNNNNNNNNNNNNNNNNNNNNNNNNNNNNNNNNNNNNNNNNNNNNNNNNNNNNNNNNNNNNNNNNNNNNNNNNNNNNNNNNNNNNNNNNNNNNNNNNNNNNNNNNNNNNNNNNNNNNNNNNNNNNNNNNNNNNNNNNNNNNNNNNNNNNNNNNNNNNNNNNNNNNNNNNNNNNNNNNNNNNNNNNNNNNNNNNNNNNNNNNNNNNNNNNNNNNNNNNNNNNNNNNNNNNNNNNNNNNNNNNNNNNNNNNNNNNNNNNNNNNNNNNNNNNNNNNNNNNNNNNNNNNNNNNNNNNNNNNNNNNNNNNNNNNNNNNNNNNNNNNNNNNNNNNNNNNNNNNNNNNNNNNNNNNNNNNNNNNNNNNNNNNNNNNNNNNNNNNNNNNNNNNNNNNNNNNNNNNNNNNNNNNNNNNNNNNNNNNNNNNNNNNNNNNNNNNNNNNNNNNNNNNNNNNNNNNNNNNNNNNNNNNNNNNNNNNNNNNNNNNNNNNNNNNNNNNNNNNNNNNNNNNNNNNNNNNNNNNNNNNNNNNNNNNNNNNNNNNNNNNNNNNNNNNNNNNNNNNNNNNNNNNNNNNNNNNNNNNNNNNNNNNNNNNNNNNNNNNNNNNNNNNNNNNNNNNNNNNNNNNNNNNNNNNNNNNNNNNNNNNNNNNNNNNNNNNNNNNNNNNNNNNNNNNNNNNNNNNNNNNNNNNNNNNNNNNNNNNNNNNNNNNNNNNNNNNNNNNNNNNNNNNNNNNNNNNNNNNNNNNNNNNNNNNNNNNNNNNNNNNNNNNNNNNNNNNNNNNNNNNNNNNNNNNNNNNNNNNNNNNNNNNNNNNNNNNNNNNN
The sequence above is drawn from the Camelina sativa cultivar DH55 chromosome 4, Cs, whole genome shotgun sequence genome and encodes:
- the LOC109132540 gene encoding putative nuclease HARBI1, whose protein sequence is MDGTHVCVKVKHELQGMYWNRHDNVSLNIMAICDLNMLFTYIWNGAPGSCHDTPVLQMAQQSDTEFPLPPSDKYYLVDSGYPNRQGFLAPYRSSRNRVVRYHMSQFHSGPPPRNKHELFNQCHASLRSVIERTFGAWKKKWRILSDFSRYNFQIQKRVVMATVGLHNFIRISNFSDADFVDVLTETNNNQNFEHV